One segment of Streptomyces sp. NBC_00576 DNA contains the following:
- a CDS encoding glycosyltransferase family 4 protein, with the protein MKIGIVCPYSWDVPGGVQFHIRDLAEYFIRLGHEVSVLAPADDDTPLPPYVVSAGRAVPVPYNGSVARLNFGLLSAARVRRWLHDGEFDVIHIHEPASPSLGLLACWAAQGPIVATFHTSNPRSRAMIAAYSILQAALEKISARIAVSEYARRTLVEHLGGDAVVIPNGVDVDSFAGAKPKPEWQGDTIGFIGRINEPRKGLPVLMKALPKILAARPATRLLVAGRGDEEEALEGLPTEMRSRVEFLGMVSDQDKARLLRSVDVYIAPNTGGESFGIILVEALSAGAPVLASDLDAFAQVLDHGAAGELFTNEDADALAAAAVRLLGDPGRRAELRERGSAHVRRFDWSTVGADILSVYETVTDGTTAVAADERTATGLMARLGLARD; encoded by the coding sequence GTGAAGATCGGTATCGTCTGCCCGTACTCCTGGGACGTACCGGGCGGCGTCCAGTTCCACATCCGCGACCTGGCCGAGTACTTCATCCGCCTCGGCCACGAGGTCTCCGTCCTCGCCCCCGCCGACGACGACACCCCGCTCCCGCCGTACGTCGTCTCGGCCGGCCGCGCGGTCCCGGTGCCGTACAACGGCTCGGTGGCCCGGCTGAACTTCGGCTTGCTGTCGGCGGCCCGGGTGCGGAGGTGGCTGCACGACGGCGAGTTCGACGTGATCCACATCCATGAGCCGGCCTCGCCCTCACTGGGTCTGCTGGCCTGCTGGGCCGCGCAGGGCCCGATCGTGGCCACCTTCCACACCTCGAACCCGCGCTCCCGGGCCATGATCGCCGCGTACTCGATTCTCCAGGCCGCCCTGGAGAAGATCAGCGCCCGGATCGCGGTGAGCGAGTACGCCCGGCGCACGCTGGTGGAACACCTGGGCGGCGACGCGGTCGTCATCCCGAACGGCGTCGACGTCGACTCCTTCGCCGGGGCCAAGCCGAAGCCCGAGTGGCAGGGCGACACGATCGGCTTCATCGGCCGCATCAACGAACCCCGCAAGGGTCTGCCGGTCCTGATGAAGGCGCTCCCGAAGATCCTGGCCGCCCGTCCCGCGACGAGGCTGCTGGTCGCGGGCCGCGGCGACGAGGAGGAGGCGCTGGAGGGCCTGCCGACCGAGATGCGCTCGCGGGTCGAGTTCCTGGGCATGGTCAGCGACCAGGACAAGGCACGGCTGCTGCGCAGCGTGGACGTGTACATCGCACCCAACACCGGCGGGGAGAGCTTCGGGATCATCCTGGTCGAGGCACTGTCGGCGGGCGCACCGGTCCTGGCCTCGGATCTCGACGCCTTCGCCCAGGTCCTGGACCACGGAGCGGCGGGTGAACTCTTCACCAACGAGGACGCGGACGCCCTGGCCGCCGCGGCCGTACGGCTCCTGGGCGACCCCGGCCGCCGCGCCGAGCTGCGGGAGCGGGGCAGCGCCCATGTGCGGCGGTTCGACTGGTCGACGGTCGGGGCGGACATCCTGTCCGTGTACGAGACGGTGACGGACGGTACGACAGCAGTCGCGGCGGACGAGCGGACGGCAACGGGACTGATGGCGCGACTGGGACTGGCGCGGGACTGA
- the pdxT gene encoding pyridoxal 5'-phosphate synthase glutaminase subunit PdxT, whose protein sequence is MNDTPVVGVLALQGDVQEHLIALAEADALARPVRRPEELAEVDGLIIPGGESTTISKLAVLFGVMEPLRARVRAGMPVYGTCAGMIMLADKILDPRSGQETVGGIDMIVRRNAFGRQNESFEAAVDVRGVEGDPVEGVFIRAPWVESVGAEAEVLAEHAGHIVAVRQGNALATSFHPELTGDHRVHSLFVGMVRAHMARPTGADRAAESL, encoded by the coding sequence ATGAACGACACCCCCGTCGTAGGTGTCCTGGCCCTCCAGGGCGACGTGCAGGAGCACCTCATCGCCCTGGCCGAGGCGGACGCTCTGGCCAGGCCGGTGCGGCGCCCCGAGGAACTCGCCGAAGTGGATGGCCTGATCATCCCCGGCGGTGAGTCCACCACCATCTCCAAGCTGGCCGTCCTCTTCGGCGTGATGGAGCCCCTCCGCGCGCGCGTGCGCGCCGGAATGCCCGTCTACGGCACCTGCGCCGGCATGATCATGCTCGCCGACAAGATCCTCGACCCGCGCTCGGGCCAGGAGACCGTCGGCGGCATCGACATGATCGTGCGGCGCAACGCCTTCGGACGCCAGAACGAGTCCTTCGAAGCGGCGGTCGACGTGCGGGGCGTGGAGGGCGATCCTGTGGAGGGAGTCTTCATCCGTGCCCCCTGGGTCGAGTCCGTGGGCGCCGAGGCCGAGGTGCTCGCCGAGCACGCCGGTCACATCGTCGCCGTCCGTCAGGGCAACGCGCTCGCCACGTCGTTCCACCCGGAACTCACCGGCGACCACCGCGTCCACTCTCTGTTCGTCGGCATGGTGCGGGCCCACATGGCACGGCCTACGGGCGCGGACCGTGCAGCGGAGTCCTTGTAG
- a CDS encoding 3'-5' exonuclease, with protein sequence MTCWYEGPLAAFDTETTGVDVETDRIVSASVVVQEGPAIRPRVSRWLINPGVPVPASATAVHGLTDEHLQRNGRWPSPVVEEIARALAEQAAAGRPLVIMNAPFDLTMLDRELRRHRASSLDRWFESTPLLVLDPRVLDKHLDRYRKGRRTLTDLCAHYGVALEGAHDAAADAMASLEVVRAVGRRFATRLERLSPAELHTLQAVWHAAQARGLQAWFAKSGAPEAVDPAWPLRPEMPAAA encoded by the coding sequence ATGACGTGCTGGTACGAGGGCCCCTTGGCCGCGTTCGACACGGAGACCACGGGTGTGGATGTCGAGACCGACCGGATCGTGTCGGCTTCCGTCGTGGTCCAGGAAGGTCCGGCCATCCGGCCGCGGGTCAGCCGCTGGCTGATCAACCCGGGTGTGCCCGTGCCCGCTTCGGCGACGGCGGTGCACGGGCTGACGGACGAACATCTGCAGCGCAACGGCCGCTGGCCGTCCCCTGTGGTGGAGGAGATAGCCCGGGCGCTGGCGGAACAGGCCGCGGCGGGCCGCCCGCTGGTCATCATGAACGCGCCCTTCGATCTGACCATGCTGGACCGGGAGTTGCGCCGCCATCGCGCCTCGTCGCTCGACCGCTGGTTCGAGTCGACACCGCTGCTCGTGCTGGACCCCCGGGTCCTGGACAAGCATCTGGACCGCTACCGCAAGGGCCGCCGCACCCTCACGGACCTGTGCGCGCACTATGGCGTCGCACTGGAGGGCGCCCATGACGCGGCGGCGGACGCGATGGCCTCGCTGGAGGTCGTACGGGCGGTCGGGCGCCGTTTCGCGACGCGGCTGGAGCGCCTCTCCCCCGCCGAACTGCACACGCTCCAGGCGGTGTGGCACGCGGCGCAGGCGCGCGGCCTGCAGGCGTGGTTCGCGAAGAGCGGTGCGCCGGAGGCGGTCGATCCGGCGTGGCCGCTGCGTCCGGAGATGCCGGCGGCGGCATGA
- a CDS encoding phosphatidylinositol mannoside acyltransferase, producing MSDLRGRLTDGAYAVGWSAVKMLPEPVAARLGRTIADLAWKRRGERVRRLESNYARVVPDATPQRLAELSRAGMRSYLRYWMESFRLPAWSPERVKSGFDAKDLHHLTDGLASGRGVILALPHLGNWDLAGAWVTTKLETRFTTVAERLKPETLYDRFVAYREGLGMEVLPHNGGTAFGTLARRLRDGGLVCLVADRDLSASGVEVKFFGDAARMPAGPALLAQQTGALLLPVTLWYDDSPVMRGRIHPPIEVPGTGTKAEKTSVMTQALADAFATGIADHPEDWHMLQRLWLADLDPAKDPEKSTVSTNGVVRDPEKGTP from the coding sequence GTGAGCGACCTGCGGGGGCGGCTGACGGACGGCGCGTACGCGGTGGGCTGGAGCGCCGTCAAGATGCTCCCGGAGCCCGTCGCCGCCCGGCTCGGGCGGACCATCGCCGACCTCGCCTGGAAGCGGCGCGGAGAGCGCGTACGACGGCTCGAATCGAACTACGCGCGCGTGGTGCCCGACGCGACACCACAGCGCCTCGCCGAACTGTCCCGCGCGGGCATGCGTTCGTATCTGCGCTACTGGATGGAGTCCTTCCGGCTCCCGGCGTGGAGCCCGGAGCGGGTGAAGTCGGGTTTCGATGCGAAGGACCTGCACCACCTGACCGACGGTCTGGCCTCGGGCCGGGGCGTGATCCTCGCGCTTCCGCACCTGGGCAACTGGGACCTGGCCGGTGCCTGGGTCACCACGAAGCTGGAGACACGGTTCACGACGGTCGCCGAGCGCCTGAAGCCGGAGACGCTGTACGACCGGTTCGTCGCCTATCGCGAGGGCCTGGGCATGGAGGTTCTGCCGCACAACGGCGGTACCGCGTTCGGCACCCTGGCGCGGCGGCTGCGGGACGGCGGCCTGGTCTGCCTGGTCGCCGACCGGGACCTGTCCGCCTCGGGCGTCGAGGTGAAGTTCTTCGGCGACGCGGCCCGGATGCCGGCCGGTCCGGCCCTGCTGGCCCAGCAGACGGGCGCGCTCCTGCTCCCGGTGACCCTGTGGTACGACGACTCGCCGGTCATGCGGGGACGGATTCATCCGCCGATCGAGGTACCCGGGACAGGTACGAAGGCCGAGAAGACGTCTGTCATGACACAGGCGCTGGCCGATGCCTTCGCCACGGGAATCGCCGACCACCCGGAGGACTGGCACATGCTTCAGCGGCTGTGGCTCGCGGATCTCGACCCCGCGAAGGATCCGGAGAAGAGCACCGTGAGCACGAACGGTGTCGTGCGGGACCCCGAGAAGGGGACCCCGTGA
- a CDS encoding elongation factor G-like protein EF-G2: MGDKANAHPGAAGRATTADHPASVRNVVLVGHSGSGKTTLVEALALTAGAVNRAGRVEDGGTVSDYDEIEHRQHRSVQLSLVSVEWGGYKINILDTPGYADFVGELRAGLRAADAALFVVSASDGVDGSTRMVWEECAAVGMPRAIVVTHLESARADFDDMTRICAEAFGADDPDAVLPLYLPLHGAPGPDGHAPVTGLTGLLSQKLFDYSSGERKEAEPGPDQLPGIEEARNRLIEGIIAESEDETLMDRYLGGEEIDFKTLVDDLERAVARGTFFPVLAAAPAAEGARQGLGTVELLELVTGGFPTPLEREAPGVTTVDGRPRELKLCDPDGPLVAEVVKTASDPYVGRVSLVRVFSGTLRPDETVHVSGHGLADRGHEDHDVDERIGALSAPFGKQQRPLTHCIAGDLACVAKLNRAETGDTLSAKDDPLLMEPWEMPDPLLPLAIQAHSKADEDKLSQGLGRLVAEDPTMRLEQNPDTHQVVLWCLGEAHADVALERLRNRYGVQVDVIPHRVSLRETFGGRSAGRGRHVKQSGGHGQFAICAIEVEPLPGGSGIEFVDKVVGGAVPRQFIPSVEKGVRAQAGKGVAAGYPLIDVRITLLDGKAHSVDSSDAAFQTAGALALREAAADAKIHLLEPVAEVTVLVGDDYVGSVMSDLSGRRGRVVGTEQASGGRTLVRAEVPEIEIGRYAVDLRSLSHGTARFDRKYARHEPMPPQIAERVREQAQSTP, from the coding sequence ATGGGCGACAAGGCGAACGCACACCCCGGAGCCGCCGGCAGGGCTACAACGGCCGACCACCCCGCGTCCGTACGGAATGTGGTGCTGGTCGGCCACTCCGGATCGGGCAAGACAACTCTGGTGGAGGCTCTCGCGCTGACCGCGGGAGCAGTCAACCGGGCGGGCCGTGTGGAGGACGGCGGCACCGTCTCCGACTACGACGAGATCGAGCATCGGCAGCACCGCTCGGTACAGCTCTCGCTGGTATCCGTCGAATGGGGCGGATACAAGATCAATATTCTGGACACTCCCGGATACGCCGACTTTGTCGGGGAACTCAGGGCCGGTCTGCGCGCGGCGGACGCGGCCCTCTTCGTCGTCTCGGCCTCGGACGGGGTGGACGGCTCGACCCGGATGGTGTGGGAGGAGTGCGCGGCGGTCGGCATGCCGCGGGCCATCGTCGTCACACATCTGGAGTCCGCGCGCGCGGACTTCGACGACATGACACGGATCTGCGCGGAGGCCTTCGGCGCGGACGACCCCGACGCCGTACTGCCGCTCTATCTGCCGCTGCACGGTGCGCCGGGGCCCGACGGGCACGCGCCCGTGACCGGGCTGACCGGGCTGCTGTCGCAGAAGCTGTTCGACTACTCCTCCGGGGAGCGCAAGGAGGCAGAACCGGGGCCCGACCAGCTCCCGGGCATCGAGGAGGCTCGCAACCGGCTCATCGAGGGGATCATCGCGGAGAGCGAGGACGAGACCCTCATGGACCGCTATCTGGGCGGCGAGGAGATCGACTTCAAGACCTTGGTCGACGACCTGGAACGGGCCGTCGCGCGCGGGACCTTCTTCCCCGTGCTCGCCGCCGCCCCAGCCGCCGAGGGCGCCCGGCAGGGCCTCGGCACGGTCGAGCTGCTGGAACTGGTCACCGGAGGCTTCCCGACCCCGCTGGAGCGCGAGGCGCCCGGGGTCACCACGGTGGACGGCCGCCCGCGCGAGCTGAAGCTCTGCGATCCGGACGGCCCGTTGGTCGCGGAGGTCGTGAAGACGGCCAGCGACCCCTACGTGGGCCGGGTGTCGCTCGTCCGCGTCTTCTCCGGCACCCTGCGGCCCGACGAGACGGTCCACGTCTCCGGGCACGGGCTCGCCGACCGCGGCCACGAGGATCACGATGTCGACGAGCGCATCGGCGCCCTGTCCGCGCCCTTCGGCAAGCAGCAGCGCCCGCTCACGCACTGCATCGCGGGCGACCTGGCCTGTGTGGCGAAGCTGAACCGGGCGGAGACCGGCGACACCCTCTCCGCGAAGGACGACCCGCTCCTGATGGAACCGTGGGAGATGCCCGACCCGCTGCTGCCGCTCGCCATCCAGGCGCACAGCAAGGCGGACGAGGACAAGCTCTCACAGGGCCTCGGCCGGCTCGTCGCCGAGGACCCCACCATGCGGCTCGAACAGAACCCCGACACCCACCAGGTGGTCCTGTGGTGCCTGGGCGAGGCACACGCGGACGTCGCCCTGGAACGGCTGCGCAACCGGTACGGCGTCCAGGTCGACGTCATACCGCACAGGGTCTCCCTACGGGAGACGTTCGGCGGCCGGTCGGCGGGGCGCGGACGCCATGTGAAGCAGTCCGGCGGGCACGGGCAGTTCGCGATCTGCGCGATCGAGGTGGAACCGCTGCCCGGCGGCTCGGGCATCGAGTTCGTGGACAAGGTCGTCGGCGGCGCCGTGCCCAGGCAGTTCATCCCGTCCGTCGAGAAGGGCGTACGGGCCCAGGCCGGCAAGGGAGTCGCGGCCGGCTATCCGCTCATCGACGTACGGATCACCCTGCTCGACGGCAAGGCGCACTCGGTGGACTCCTCCGACGCCGCGTTCCAGACCGCCGGCGCGCTCGCACTGCGCGAGGCAGCCGCCGACGCGAAGATCCATCTACTCGAACCCGTGGCCGAGGTGACGGTACTCGTCGGCGACGACTACGTGGGGTCCGTGATGAGCGACCTGTCCGGACGGCGCGGCCGGGTAGTCGGCACCGAGCAGGCGAGCGGCGGGCGGACCCTCGTACGTGCCGAGGTGCCCGAGATCGAGATCGGCCGTTACGCCGTCGATCTGCGCTCCCTCTCGCACGGGACCGCCCGCTTCGACCGCAAGTACGCACGGCACGAACCGATGCCGCCGCAGATCGCCGAAAGGGTCCGCGAACAAGCCCAGAGCACCCCGTAG
- a CDS encoding DUF4365 domain-containing protein, producing the protein MAIAQPERGGLLPERTAPHRGNLATTACMETLQVGYLHAVAAAAGCSLSQPFPDNGIDWHVSHGAPGHTVDDEVTIKVQLKCTYQIAPNPPGPYFSFTLDNAHLTKLARTPVSVHKILVVMLVPRSQDDWLRAGHDRLDLRHCCYWINLAGQRTTGRHRTTVRIPTSRIFDDRALCEIMTRVGTGGRP; encoded by the coding sequence ATGGCGATAGCGCAGCCCGAACGGGGCGGGCTGCTGCCCGAGCGGACGGCACCCCATCGAGGCAACCTCGCCACCACCGCCTGCATGGAGACACTGCAGGTGGGCTATCTGCACGCCGTCGCCGCGGCGGCCGGCTGCTCGCTCTCCCAGCCGTTCCCCGACAACGGCATCGACTGGCACGTCAGCCACGGCGCCCCCGGGCACACGGTCGACGACGAGGTCACCATCAAGGTCCAGCTGAAGTGCACCTACCAGATCGCACCGAACCCGCCGGGCCCGTACTTCTCCTTCACGCTCGACAACGCGCACCTGACGAAACTCGCCCGCACCCCGGTCTCGGTGCACAAGATCCTGGTCGTGATGCTCGTACCGCGCTCGCAGGACGACTGGCTGCGCGCCGGCCACGACCGCCTCGACCTGCGGCACTGCTGCTACTGGATCAACCTGGCCGGCCAGCGAACAACCGGCCGGCATCGGACCACCGTGCGGATACCGACCTCACGCATCTTCGACGACCGCGCGCTCTGCGAGATCATGACGCGCGTCGGGACGGGAGGCAGACCGTGA
- a CDS encoding HIT family protein: MLHGMTSEPEQQIGVGTQDAFQRLWTPHRMAYIQGENKPTGPGADDGCPFCSIPAKSDEDGLILRRGEQVYAVLNLYPYTGGHLMVVPYRHVADYTDLTDSETAELAELTKQAMTALRRASGAHGFNIGMNQGTVAGAGIAAHLHQHIVPRWGGDTNFMPVVGHTKVLPQLLGDTRKMLAEAWPSNTGPGIPSPSGV; encoded by the coding sequence ATGCTGCATGGCATGACGAGTGAGCCGGAGCAGCAGATCGGAGTCGGGACGCAGGACGCGTTTCAGCGCCTGTGGACGCCTCACCGGATGGCGTACATCCAGGGCGAGAACAAGCCGACCGGTCCAGGTGCCGACGACGGCTGTCCCTTCTGCTCGATCCCGGCCAAGTCCGACGAGGACGGCCTCATTCTCCGGCGCGGCGAGCAGGTCTACGCGGTGCTCAATCTGTACCCGTACACGGGCGGCCACCTGATGGTCGTGCCGTACCGGCATGTCGCCGACTACACGGACCTGACGGACTCCGAGACCGCCGAACTGGCCGAGTTGACCAAGCAGGCGATGACGGCCCTGCGTCGGGCGTCCGGCGCGCACGGGTTCAACATCGGGATGAACCAGGGCACGGTGGCGGGCGCGGGCATCGCGGCCCACCTGCACCAGCACATCGTTCCGCGCTGGGGCGGCGACACGAACTTCATGCCGGTGGTCGGCCACACGAAGGTGCTGCCGCAGCTGCTGGGCGACACGAGGAAGATGCTGGCGGAGGCATGGCCCTCGAACACAGGCCCAGGCATCCCCAGCCCGTCCGGCGTTTGA
- the thrS gene encoding threonine--tRNA ligase, with protein MSDVRVIIHRDSEREERVVTTGTTAADLFAGERSIVAARVGGELKDLAYAVADGEEVEPVEISSEDGLNILRHSTAHVMAQAVQELFPEAKLGIGPPVKDGFYYDFDVEKPFTPEDLKAVEKKMQEIQKRGQRFSRRVTTDEAAREELAGEPYKLELIGLKGNAAQAAEGADAEVGVGELTIYDNIDAKTGDLCWKDLCRGPHLPTTRNIPAFKLMRSAAAYWRGSEKNPQLQRIYGTAWPTKEELKAYLDFLIEAEKRDHRKLGAELDLFSIPEELGSGLAVFHPKGGIVRREMETYSRKRHEDAEYEFVNTPHISKEQLFVTSGHLPNYGDAMFPPLEFDGQNYRLKAMNCPMHNLIFKARGRSYRELPLRLFEFGTVYRYEKSGVVHGLTRARGFTQDDSHIYCTKDQMASELDSLLTFVLDLLRDYGLNDFELELSTRDDSPKFIGEDAEWEEATDALRQAADKQGLPLVPDPGGAAYYGPKISVQAKDAIGRSWQMSTIQVDFQQPKRFGLEYTAADGSKQQPVMIHRALFGSIERFFAVLLEHYAGAFPAWLAPVQAVGIPIGDGHVEYLQRFAAEAKKQGLRVEVDSSSDRMQKKIRNAQKQKVPFMVIVGDDDMNGDTVSFRYRDGSQENGIPFADALAKIAKVVEERAQV; from the coding sequence GTGTCAGACGTCCGTGTGATCATCCATCGCGATTCCGAGCGGGAAGAGCGCGTGGTGACGACGGGGACTACGGCCGCCGACCTCTTCGCCGGCGAACGTTCGATCGTCGCCGCGCGGGTGGGCGGGGAGCTCAAGGATCTCGCGTACGCGGTGGCGGACGGCGAGGAGGTCGAGCCCGTCGAGATCTCCTCCGAGGACGGCCTCAACATCCTGCGCCACTCCACCGCCCACGTCATGGCCCAGGCCGTGCAGGAACTGTTCCCCGAGGCCAAACTCGGTATCGGCCCGCCGGTCAAGGACGGCTTCTACTACGACTTCGACGTCGAGAAGCCGTTCACGCCCGAGGATCTCAAGGCCGTCGAGAAGAAGATGCAGGAGATCCAGAAGCGGGGGCAGCGGTTCTCGCGGCGGGTCACCACCGACGAGGCCGCTCGCGAGGAGCTGGCCGGCGAGCCGTACAAGCTCGAGCTCATCGGCCTGAAGGGCAATGCCGCGCAGGCCGCCGAGGGCGCGGACGCCGAGGTCGGTGTCGGCGAGCTGACCATCTACGACAACATCGACGCCAAGACCGGTGATCTGTGCTGGAAGGACCTCTGTCGCGGTCCCCACCTGCCCACCACCCGCAACATCCCGGCGTTCAAGCTGATGCGCTCCGCCGCCGCGTACTGGCGGGGCAGCGAGAAGAACCCGCAGCTCCAACGCATCTACGGCACCGCGTGGCCGACCAAGGAGGAGCTGAAGGCGTACCTGGACTTCCTGATCGAGGCCGAGAAGCGCGACCACCGCAAGCTCGGTGCCGAGCTGGACCTCTTCTCCATCCCGGAGGAGCTGGGCTCCGGCCTGGCGGTCTTCCATCCCAAGGGCGGCATCGTCCGCCGCGAGATGGAGACCTACTCGCGCAAGCGCCACGAGGACGCGGAGTACGAGTTCGTCAACACCCCGCACATCTCGAAGGAACAGCTCTTCGTGACCTCGGGGCACCTGCCGAACTACGGGGACGCGATGTTCCCGCCGCTGGAGTTCGACGGGCAGAACTACCGCCTCAAGGCGATGAACTGCCCCATGCACAACCTCATCTTCAAGGCGCGCGGCCGTTCCTACCGCGAACTCCCGCTGAGGCTCTTCGAGTTCGGCACGGTCTACCGCTACGAGAAGTCGGGCGTCGTGCACGGCCTGACCCGCGCTCGTGGGTTCACTCAGGACGACTCGCACATCTACTGCACCAAGGACCAGATGGCGAGCGAGCTGGACTCGCTGCTCACCTTCGTCCTCGACCTGCTGCGCGACTACGGCCTGAACGACTTCGAGCTGGAGCTGTCCACCCGCGACGACTCCCCGAAGTTCATCGGTGAGGACGCCGAGTGGGAGGAGGCCACCGACGCGCTGCGCCAGGCCGCCGACAAGCAGGGACTCCCGCTGGTTCCCGATCCGGGCGGCGCCGCCTACTACGGCCCGAAGATCTCCGTCCAGGCCAAGGACGCCATCGGCCGCTCCTGGCAGATGTCCACCATCCAGGTCGACTTCCAGCAGCCCAAGCGGTTCGGCCTGGAGTACACGGCCGCGGACGGCTCCAAGCAGCAGCCCGTCATGATCCACCGCGCGCTGTTCGGCTCGATCGAGCGGTTCTTCGCGGTGCTCCTCGAGCACTACGCGGGCGCGTTCCCGGCGTGGCTGGCGCCCGTGCAGGCGGTCGGCATCCCGATCGGGGACGGGCACGTGGAGTATCTGCAGAGGTTCGCCGCCGAGGCGAAGAAGCAGGGGCTGCGGGTCGAGGTGGACTCGTCGTCCGACCGCATGCAGAAGAAGATCAGGAACGCCCAGAAGCAGAAGGTGCCGTTCATGGTCATCGTCGGCGACGACGACATGAACGGTGACACGGTGTCCTTCCGCTACCGGGACGGTTCGCAGGAGAACGGCATCCCCTTCGCGGACGCTCTCGCGAAGATCGCGAAGGTCGTGGAGGAGCGGGCGCAGGTCTGA
- the pdxS gene encoding pyridoxal 5'-phosphate synthase lyase subunit PdxS: protein MAEQLKGGVIMDVVNAEQAKIAEDAGAVAVMALERVPADIRKDGGVARMSDPDMIEGIIEAVSIPVMAKSRIGHFVEAQVLQSLGVDYIDESEVLTPADEVNHSDKWAFTTPFVCGATNLGEALRRIAEGAAMIRSKGEAGTGNVVEAVRHLRQIKNEIARLRGYDNNELYAAAKDLRAPYELVQEVAELGKLPVVLFSAGGVATPADAALMRQLGAEGVFVGSGIFKSGDPAKRAAAIVKATTFYDDPKIIADASRNLGEAMVGINCDTLPEAERYANRGW from the coding sequence ATGGCCGAGCAGCTCAAGGGCGGTGTGATCATGGACGTGGTCAACGCCGAGCAGGCCAAGATCGCCGAGGACGCCGGCGCCGTCGCCGTCATGGCCCTGGAGCGGGTCCCCGCGGACATCCGCAAGGACGGCGGCGTGGCCCGTATGTCCGACCCGGACATGATCGAGGGCATCATCGAGGCCGTGTCCATCCCGGTCATGGCGAAGTCCCGCATCGGTCACTTCGTCGAGGCCCAGGTCCTGCAGTCCCTCGGCGTCGACTACATCGACGAGTCCGAGGTGCTGACCCCCGCCGACGAGGTCAACCACTCCGACAAGTGGGCCTTCACCACTCCCTTCGTCTGCGGTGCCACCAACCTCGGTGAGGCCCTGCGCCGTATAGCCGAGGGCGCGGCGATGATCCGCTCCAAGGGCGAGGCCGGTACCGGCAACGTCGTGGAGGCCGTCCGCCACCTGCGGCAGATCAAGAACGAGATCGCCCGTCTGCGCGGCTACGACAACAACGAGCTGTACGCCGCCGCCAAGGACCTGCGCGCCCCGTACGAGCTCGTCCAGGAGGTCGCCGAACTCGGCAAGCTGCCGGTCGTGCTGTTCTCCGCCGGCGGTGTGGCGACCCCCGCCGACGCCGCGCTCATGCGTCAGCTGGGCGCCGAGGGTGTCTTCGTCGGCTCCGGCATCTTCAAGTCCGGCGACCCCGCCAAGCGTGCCGCCGCCATCGTGAAGGCGACCACCTTCTACGACGACCCGAAGATCATCGCGGATGCGTCCCGCAACCTCGGCGAGGCCATGGTCGGCATCAACTGCGACACGCTGCCCGAGGCCGAGCGCTACGCGAACCGGGGCTGGTAG
- the pgsA gene encoding phosphatidylinositol phosphate synthase, with translation MGQPVASRGRTAKPTLGKAMLNKYARAFFTRVLTPFAAFLIRRGVSPDTVTLLGTAGVIAGALVFYPRGELFWGTIVITLFVFSDLVDGNMARQLGRSSRWGAFLDSTLDRVADGAVFGGFALWYAGGGNDNVLCAVSIFCLTSGQVVSYTKARGESIGLPVAVNGLIERAERLVISLVAAGLAGLHKFGVPGIQYLLPVALWIVAVGSLVTLIQRVVTVRRESAEADEAAAREGTAQSSEASS, from the coding sequence ATGGGCCAGCCGGTGGCCAGTAGGGGCCGCACGGCGAAACCGACCCTCGGGAAGGCCATGCTGAACAAGTACGCGCGTGCATTCTTCACGCGTGTCCTCACACCGTTCGCAGCGTTTCTCATCCGCCGGGGCGTCAGTCCCGACACGGTCACGCTCCTCGGCACCGCCGGAGTGATCGCGGGCGCGCTGGTCTTCTACCCCAGGGGAGAGCTCTTCTGGGGCACGATCGTCATCACGTTGTTCGTTTTCTCGGACCTCGTCGACGGCAACATGGCACGCCAGCTGGGCCGCTCCAGCCGCTGGGGCGCCTTCCTGGACTCCACCCTCGACCGGGTGGCCGACGGCGCGGTCTTCGGTGGCTTCGCCCTCTGGTACGCGGGCGGCGGCAACGACAACGTCCTGTGCGCGGTCTCGATCTTCTGTCTGACCAGCGGCCAGGTGGTCTCGTACACCAAGGCGCGCGGCGAGTCGATCGGCCTGCCCGTCGCTGTCAACGGACTCATCGAGCGCGCCGAGCGCCTGGTGATCTCGCTGGTCGCGGCCGGTCTCGCGGGCCTGCACAAATTCGGCGTGCCCGGCATCCAGTACCTGCTGCCGGTGGCCCTGTGGATCGTCGCCGTCGGCAGCCTGGTCACGCTGATCCAGCGCGTCGTCACGGTCCGCCGGGAGTCCGCGGAGGCGGACGAGGCGGCCGCGCGCGAGGGCACCGCCCAGAGCAGTGAGGCCTCATCGTGA